gtacatacacacacacacacatatacacacacacacacacacacacacacaaacagtgcagtGGCTGTTGTGAGATGGGAGGACTTTCAGACTGGCACAGAGACAGTGCAGGTGCCAAGAAAATGGCATCCGCATACAGTAATACAACGTAGGAGTCCTAGAAATCatctggaaaaaacaaaacaatccaaaCTATAAACGGCAGCATTTGCGTGCTCAGTCAGCTGCTGGATGgccaaatgtgtgtttgcactaGGAAGACTTTAGCAGTTGTCTGAATGTGGATGACAATTTGTTGTAAAATTAGATTACGTGTCAATGCTGTCCATCATTTCTTTGTTCTATTGAAGCCACCTGCCTTGACGCAGCAGCGATGtttattacaaaacattttatgacGCTTAGATGTTCATCTCCTTGGCAAAAATCCAATCCATAAATCTGtttgattaaaacaaaaacagatccGGATTCTGGACACAGCTGTGTACTACCAAACCATCGTGAAATACACTCATGTCACAGGGTTTAAagaacttttttctttttttttttttttttttacaagttcaGAAAGGCCAACAGTGTACCTATTGTATTGCAGTTAAAGACAAGCTGAAACTCTTTTGCCACGAAGCATGAACCTAAATGAGCAGAGACACTGTTGAACTTCAGCCATTCAAATGTTCAGTGAGTGGCTGCGACATAGAAATGTAGCTTTTCCCACCTTGGCATGGTTTTTGACACTTTGCTCTCAGAGTCAAAGGCAGACAGTGTTGATATATGTATtcatataaataacaaaatagtacagtataaatataaagattctgcgtgtgtgtgtgtgtctgtgtgtgtgtgtgtgtatgtatgcacgcacacatgtaAATGGTGTGTGAGTATAGATAAaaagagtgtgttgtgtgtgtgtgtgtgtgcgcttgtgaACCAGTGTTAGGACAGGACAGGGGTATTAGAGGTGAGGCTTTCCCTCCCCCACCTCATGGAAGAGCGAGGTGTAAAACTCGGGCTCCAGTTGCTTGTTGCGGTAACGCTGGACAATCTCCGTTATTTTCTGCTTCCGCCTCACGTGAGGCGGGTTGTACAAGTCACTTTCCAGACGCTTCCGCCGGCACACGTTGATGACTGTTTGACGCACAAGGAACCCTGGGAGAAGGACGCAAACACGTGAGCTCATCAGTAGTCGAATGTGACAGGTCTGAGAATGTGTACAAACATTTTTCCTACTGCTTTGACTGAGGGACagagtttaacattttttaaatgcattctTAGATAGAAAATCCTGCTTCCAACTCTGCCATCTGCTGATCATAAGTGAGATTACATGCATTAAAAAGCAGCGTGAcctttcttgtgtttttcaaagtaaaggtgTGTATCAGCACAGGAGAGATACATGCTAATGATAAAATAGTTCTTCCATGGTGTTGCTAAACCATGATGTTTCCACTGGCTCCCTAATAGCAAATGACACCCATTCTTTGTTCATGTTACAACACATaatgaacaaactgaaaaacaatacaaacttATTAAACGGAGAATTCCAATGCATCTCAAAGTCAGATGGCaactataaaatattaatgtgtgCAAATTGGTATTTCAGTACGATGATCAATAATCCTAATATACTTCCAGTGATGCAATAAGATGTGTTGACTCTGTTCTTTCAGAGGAAGTGTGGTTGGCAGGGAGGGACAAGTTAAGTCAGAGCAAGCCACACACAGCTATTACCTAGAGCTCTGCGGCTGACCACCATGCCGTCCACCAGGGGAATCACCATGCCAAATTTGCCCACAGCTCCATGCAGCCGGATCCTGAAGAGTCCCGTCTTCAGAGGGTGGATGAAGATCAGAGGAACGTCCTTCTCTAGTAACCCCGACCTGCAGCAGGAACAATTAGGAAGACAAAACGTAAAGAAGATACTGAAAGTGATTTGCCACAAACTAGAATGATAAAGAATCACTGTAATAAGACTGtagttttaaactgttttaaaatgtgatttgtttccCGTGGGAATACGTcgaaaaatatttaaatatacaatgtATATGTTTGAGGAACAGCATTACAAGTCATTCTATTAATCTTACCATCACTAGGGCAAAACCATGCACGTTAGGTCCATAACAATAagtgcatgcagacacacatcacTGCTGCTTGCTACTATTTCTGagtttgttctgtgtttataaaaacacaGGATATGATTTTGCTTTGTGTACAAAGCTGATTCCTGAAAcatcatttaataataaaacaaaatgacatttgtaAATGATGACCATATTTATACCTGGAAAGACAAACATATTTTGACAGATCAGAGTGTCGTCATGTAGCACTTGACTGAACTTAAGCGTAAATACTAACAGGTTTTCACGCGACAAGAAACAATTCTGTAGGCAgaaaaaatgtgtcagtgtgtttatgcCTGACTGGCCAAAAATAGCTTCTGTGGTTGctctgaaaataagaaaaaaatcaatttagcAATTTTCAAATATGCCACCCACTCATTATCTTCCAAGGAAACTTGGCAATCGGAAAAATTAGTTATGTCACAGATGAAATAAATGGTTGTTATGTTGTATCAGATCACATAGCTTCAGATGACGCACTCTCAAAGGTGATATTATTAATTTGGTTAAATACAACACGTTTAAATCCATTTGATGCTTGTGATCCATGTCCTTGATAATGAAGTTGCTAAGTAGCACATTATCTCTaccttaaaaacaacatacatatgaatcacactagaaaaaaaaaacttattttccTTTAAGCCACTTCAAACTCCTAACTGTCATCACGGCTCTGTCACAGTTCCTTTTCTCTGCTTGCTTTTGCATACACTGCATgttgtacttcctgttttgcactcttgtgtgtttatgcatttcAGAGCACATGCTGTTTTGCAGAACTGAACTAACCCAATACCAATTCATGAACTGTATGCGTTCCATACTGACAGCAAAAGCGTAAACTTCTGAATACCTGCAGGAAGTGCTGTTGCTCATGCTAGCTTCCAAGCCCGTGCTGGTTTCAGCCAACAGATCAGTCAACGGGAAGTTctctaaaaacacagaaacaatgacaTTCAAGTACTTCAAACCATTGGTCACGTACTTCAGAATCACTTTTTCATAGTTACGTTGTAAGGCTACAGAGGTTAAGTATTTAAGACTACAATATTTTGTACAGAGAAATCATTCAAGAGAAAttgctagaaaaaaaaaagaaagataatataatataatataatataatatatggaGAGAAACATTAGATTTTCACCCCATTACTAGTAGTCTCAAATTACAGGACATTAAGGCAGAATAAAGAGCATGTGCCTACCAATATCATCAAAGCGCTCCACCCAGACCACAAACACCTTTGTTTCGGGACCCAGTGGTGGGAAAGACTTTCCAGTCGATGACCTCTTTGTCTTCACCAAAGGACTCAGCTAAAGAAAAAGCACAACACGCAGCACGATTAAGCAAACACCACATTAAATGACTTAGAAATCATAATCAGAAATGCCAGTATACAAtttagatacacacacattaagccCAACTTTACCTTCTTGGCAGACTCCAGGTTTTCAGAATGGTTGGGGAACAGCTCCAGTGTGAGATTGGGTTGTTTGTGTAAACCAGGCATGACGTCTGTGTTGGTGTCTGCCTCCACTGTGGAGTCACTGTGCACTGATGACTCCTCTGGGAGACAGCAAAGAGCAAATGGCAACTCTGTCAGTCCCGACTCCCTCACTGGGTTTTCATCATATACAATCTCTATCAGTTCATATTCAACACTGACCAGAATTTTCTGTTAGAGATGGAACAACGAAGGCAATCTCTGTCAGAGCATCAGCGTAGTACAAAACTTTCTTCTCCCCATTGAACACAGAACCTCCTGTGTCCTCAGGAGTAGTTGCTTCCTCTACAGggaaatttttttaaaaagttactCATTGAGTTAGTTACCACAAACATCTAATAGATAAGATCTTTTTTCAGCTCTAACGCAGGAGTTAGTTTAGTAGTTTACCTGTTTGTTGTATGTCATTGCTGTCGGAGCAGGAGTTGAGGGACCAGCTAGTATCTAGGTGTCCTGTCCATCCTGGGTGGCGTCCCACGTCCACAGGCCAGCCCAAGGACAGCAGGAACTCCAAGAAGTGGGGCTGGACACTGGATGATGACTCCACATTCCTCAGGATCTGATCACACAGAACAAGTACAGATCCATTCttattcagacatttttatacaaataCTGTAACAGCATCAACACTGTTTTATTGAGAATCTGTTATGTGTTGCCTGCGTTCCCTCACCTCATGGCTGCTTTTCTGTCCAGCTCTCACatagaaaataaagacagtgtCAAATGGCCGGCAGGGAAGCAGGTCCAGGTAGCTGATGTCATCAAAAAACCCTGGCAAGGATGACTCCAGGCCAATCAGATGAGGAGGTAGACGACTGTTGTTGGGTTCCtatcaataataaatgaatgtaagtacattttaaataaactgtattaACAAGAACAATATTATGAATGTATGTAAGAATATGACTTTTCACATTACGGTATCATTATACTTTATTATGAGTATgaatttaaacttaaaaaaagcatttataTATGGCTGTTTATTTGAtagttttatttctaaatataattataaatgaGGACCAGCCCCCAATGATTTCTCAAGTTTAAATAAAGGCAACAGAGAGTTAAACAGAATCACAAGGCAAAATCACCAATTAAAGTTCAGTATAAGCAGCGGGAAGGCTTATAGATGATATTCGACAttggcagaaaatgtttttgcacaaGTTCAGTCCAAGAGATTTTCTCATTTGCCATGAACAATAAAGTTATCAGACGAATTAAGTTTTAACCAACCTTGAGTGCCTCCAGAGACAGAAAGCCAaagtgggagaggaagaggcgTGCCGTCTGGAACTCCtgtgagggtggggggggtttgCAGTCTATCTGTGGGTCGGGGAAAGGTTTGGACTTCCAGATTTCCTCACTGTGCCGCTCCAAGGCGTTCTCATACTCTATCTGCTTGTGCATCAGAATGCGAAGCTTGTCGTGCTGAACTTCCAGCTGAAAAGAAGACGGAGAcgggacattttttttaaagacaatttCAAGACACTTTGGCTGATGAATGGCACTGGACTGCCTAAATTCAGCATTAACCCAAAAAGGGCAAgtcccacagtccaaacacagagGTGTCATCCCCCAGCGACGATGTGAAGAGTCACTCGTGTGCGtctgtgatttaaaatgttgttacCAAACATTTGAACAGAAAAGAAGTCACCATTTCATTAGCTAAACTTGTACAAGCTCATCCAATCCAGTATAATAGCCTGTTAATAAATCCAGTCTTTGTGAAGCTTTTAATACACACTGTCAGAGAGTAATTGATTCAGCCCTCATTGATTAATTATTGCATTGGATTGAGAAACCACACAAAACAATCATCGAGAATCTGTCACCAAACCAGATGATTTGAACCTCTTTTCCAAGAGACACCCGAGTGAAATTGCATCCCTCCAACAACTCACGTGTGGGGGATTACTCAGTTTATTTGTAGCTCTTGAATCATCCTGCCAGCCCAAACAACACACCTGAGTTTgtataataacaaataatatgaTCAATTAATTTACTTTatggctattttttttttttttttttagcaatgaCAACAAATAATCTTGGTTTAGCTTATACCCATAGTAGAATTATCTTATTTGTATGTGATTAGCCATAATGTGGATATGAGATCAATAAAAGGATTTAACAGAAAGCTTTTCTCTTACCTCTCTACTGACAATGTCATCCAGGTCAGGAATACTAACATCAGCTTTGACAAGGGGAATCTTATCCACTTCTTCAGGGAAGGGCCTCTGCTTGACGTTGTATTTGATCCCCACGTCATTGTTGGGCATCGGACGGCCCTCGGGAACAAACACCTGCTGTGGGAAGAGAGAAGCAGACGGATATGGAGATGTGTTATCAGTGAACCAGTTGTGGAGTTTCAAATTTAACAAACCCGCGACTCTAAGGTGTCACATTCAAATATTTCTAGGGTGATGATGCTTTAGCGTTGTTGGCAATCCTTATCCAGTAATCTACAGTGTGATCTCACCCTCTGATTGGCCCGAGCTCCTCTGGGTTGGTGGAAGAGCTGCATGGTCCAGGCATGTCTGCCGGCTGTGCCTCGGATCAAAACTGTCACTGATGGACTGGGGTctgtgaggacagagacatTCTACTGatcatttattgttatttaccGTTATTTTACTTGGCAGGTAATACAGCCTCTACTTACAACTGAAAATGAACCCAGAAAGACCTTAGTTCTCCCCTGTATTGCAATAAACTATTATTATGTCAAAGGAAGGATGCTAAGCCACTGACTCTGCTCATTGCCGAGAGGCTGCTCCAGCATGGCGAGGATGACCGAGTTGTCCAGGACAAAGTAGCGGAAGTTGCTGGCCCCTGTGGCACTGAGTCTGGCGTAGCGGATCAGGGTGTCTTCATTCAGTAGGCTGCAGGTGGAGGCGGGCCCGCTGGGAGAAGGGAAGGCCCCGAGCACCTGCATGATACTGGGGAACACCACAGGAACACAAGGACACAAATGAGCCGAAACTGGTTCAATGGGTACGTGTCATTACAAAAGTCGCCCGTGTGGTTCAGCAGAAAAACTAGGTCACTGACGAAGCAGCGAAACAGACAAATCAATAATTTAGTGCTAAAATTCTAACTTttacaaaaatttaatttatttccaaTATTATATTACtgttgaaaggaaaaaatatatttttattcagaaatGCTTTGACCGTATCGTGTGTATTAagttttcctttattttctcaggCAACACCAAAGGctgttatttattaatgatgtatactgtatatcaaacATATAATATAGCAGTTATAAgacatattttctttatcattagCAATACAAATGCACTTTAACATGGTGGACTTTTACTTTGCTACCTTGTCAACAAGCCAAGCTGCAAGACAAAACAAGTGTCTGTGCTTGCTTCAGACCTCTTTGGAGTCAGTGTCATACTCTGCTGTCTGGATGTCACTCTGTCACCTTTACAAAGGCGACTGTTActgtttaataaaaatgttactaCATGTTTTGATTGGGTGTATGCAAAGGAGTTCCTCCTCCACATACTGAGTTGAATACCCAACAGCAAGTCTTTTAGGAATGTAAATTCTTCCCTTTCTCAAAAGATGGCCATGTACAAGAAAAAGtacaattaattaaatcaaataactTTAACTCTGATCCATTCTGTATAAAAGTCTGACGATTCTCACCAGGACAAAGTCGCCTCAGCAGCGTCCTTTACCCTCATCGAAGCTGGGTTGTGCTCCTTCTCTCCTTTATGTCGAACTTCCTGTTCCTGTCGAGACTTGCTACCAGAGATCCCCAGCTCCACAATCTCCAACACCTCTACCAAACAATCCTGatacaaaaagagagaacagtGTATTTTAACAAAACTCTAAGCCTCTAACCAAACAACATATCGGAGCAATATTTCAAATCCAGTCTTTAAGATTACCTTCTCATCCAGCATGTCAGGGTGTTCtgtgagccacacacacagaaactgaaagGCAGCTACAATCATGGAGTGGAGGTCTCGGGATTGAAGAGGAGCTGGACGGCTACACTGGTACACAATGTACCCACATATAGAGCTGACAGCACGTTTACGGTCTGCAGAGTCTACTCCCACCTTTACCTGGTTTAGACGTATACCACAAGTAAAGGAAAATGCTCGACATTAGACACATAACAGAAATTCTTCATTTCATGCCAttgggaaaaaatgttttataggCTTTGGTGCATAAGAGATTAACTGTTTTACTAAATTAGGACACATTTGATTCATTgtgcttttaattaaaaaatgaaattacaatatttttagAAATAGTATTTATGTAAATCAAATAACCTCATGTAACCTCAATGTTATCCTGGTCTTTTCCTCTGAATTTGTGTCAGATATTCACATATTAAAGCCAATTACTGTCCATTGTACTAATGAGTCCGTATTTAGAAAGCGACACATTTCAAGGCGTAAAAAACAACTGTACAGTCATTACAGAAACTTATGCTGCTGTACTTTTTGACACAATGAGGGCAACCCCCTTGTGATGAACTTGGAAAATTCTGACTCATAAGTTGACATGAACTACCCAGATGCAACGCTATTTTTGCTATCTGTGACTCTGGTGTGTCTCATTTGGGAGGGATCAATGTTTAAGATAAAGCCCTATAATGAGTTGTCGAGTGTCACATCATCAATTTCTGTGAGCCTTGGTCTTGAAGGAGAAAACTGCTGTGGTTTCATAAATTTACAGTGTTGAACTAAGAGATATTGCTGGTTGAGACTTGGTTGGGTAACATGGATAAACCTGAAGACATACAGTACTTGAGTGCAGATTGTTACAGTGAGTCTCTGTGGTGCTAGCTTTACCTTGGCAAGCCCAGCCAGCAGCTCCAGGGCAGCCAGGGAAATGCTCATGTCTTGCCTCCACTGAGAGTTGAGCCTCTGGGTGACCAGGTGGATGCTGCGCACCAGCAGGCCTGCCGCCGTATCTGGAAGAGCTAGACCATATAACACCCGGAAATACCAAACACCGCAAAGATAGATAGAGCAAAGCAGAATTCAGGCAGCAAAGCTTAAGTACACATGCTTACAGGAAAAATGTCCTGGATGCCAAAGATACGTTTAGGTATTGAGAACATGCACTGTGTTTGAAATCAGGACAGCACACAATATTGAGCAAAGTTTGGACTGAGGAATAGATAAATAAACTGCGGAGGAACAGGGCTGAGCGatgtcaacattttaaaaatccttattttgacttttaagacaaaaaaattgtATGATATAATTGTCCAACACTGGCTAAATAAGTGACAAgtaattcagttttttaaaaaaaacaaaaaaaccctgaCAATTTAAAGAATTACTTagtatttaaatataataaagttcTTCTGATCAAGAGTAATTATTTCTTCCATCTATCTATTTCAGAGTTTCTACCTAAAGAATCAAGGAGAGCTAAAAACACTAAGTGATGATGTTGATGCTTCGGCATCGAGCCTCTCCAAGATGCAGATCTGGCCTCTTATTTTCTGAATTTATGATGaacaaaaaaatcccaaatTCTGCTGAATTGGTTGCCGTTTATGAAACAATGACCCCCCCAGACTCCTGCTCGCTCTTGTTTTTCCTGTCCAGTATTGAGCCACACAATGCAATACAACCATCCTGTCCCACAGGAACCCTGCAGAACCCCCTCCCCCTATATCCTACTGGATAAAGTCGCCTATAAGCCGCACAATGCTCAGAGAAAATAGACATAGAATTGAAGCTCTCATAGCTGtcattatcaatttatttaaaaaaaaaaaaaaaaaaaaaaagtaatttataattaaaaaaaacaactctaaCATCACAATGTCAGTCAACCATCGCTCAGTCCtccaaagaaaaagagaaaatctttGAAATGCTTTTGATTAGTCAACACTGCTGCAACCAATCAATTAGAGAGAAAAATGCAATCAGCCCTGGCACTCCATACGTCTCAGTGCCAAAATGTTGTTTCATAGCACAGCATCACAGCAACAAATAACTTTGAATCacctacaaaaacattttacccAACGCCTTTTAACTCTGCAAAGCACTTTAACCACGTTAGCTATAAAGaacaaatgtgttaatttaGTAAGTGACATGTTTACACTGATCAGGAAACAGGTACTGACCACATGAAATAACGCTCCAGCAAGTCTGTTATGCACCATCTCACCAAAACCGGCGCTATTGTGTTAATTCACCAAGCACAAGGATATTAGTGCATGAGTATCTGCGTGTCTTACCGTAGTCTCGAAGCAAGGCCTGGGCCGGACGCTCAGAGTCTGGGCTGGTAGCCTCTGTGCTGCCTCCACTGGTGAAACTAATGCCACTGTTGGTGCGGCTGTGACTCCTCACTGTCATGTGACTCCCATCTATACTTCCCTgccaccacaaaaaaaaaagcaatcttGATGTCCAGTCCATGACACCGCTGCTAGCatcataaaatgttaattatttagCCGTAGGAAACAGCAGTGATCTGAGCCTTACTGTTTCGGTCTGTGCACCTATGGACTCCAACAGTGCTGAGTCTTGAACAATATTGAGCATTGCAcctgagagggggggggggattaacaataaaaaatatacaaagaaCAATATATGGACagaaaattttgaaaatgatttagGTCAGTATAAATACAGCACAAGTAATATGGAGAGGCAAAATAAATGGATAGAGAGGATGTTAAGGGGGCAGCAGATACCCAGGATGAGCTGTGTGTTAGTGGGGTCGGTCTCAGTCTGCAGCGCTCCTATCAGGACATTGACAAGACGTAGCCTCAGGGACAGGAAGGAAACGGGCTGGTCATGAGGCCACCCATCCTCCTCATTGAACTTTCCCTCCAACAGAACCTGAAGCACACAAAGTCAATATAGTTAACAACCTGGTTTATCTGAAAACGAagcaaagaataaaaacttttaGGGCTTGCTTTACTGCAATGCGAAAATCTAAAAGCCTTGTGGAGTtgaaaacataaagaaagaatGATCTAAGCTCTCATGCCTTTAACCtgttaaacatttcaaataagctaaaagaaaaggagaaatgagGTTCAATGACAAAAACTGACTCAAAATCTTTTAAATTCTGTACTGAAAAAATGCACcaataaaccaataaaatgaaagaagtAAGCAAGAGTTACCTCTGATTTGATGTTGCCAAAGTGATGCGGCAGTGGCAACATGGCCAGCAGGATGTTGATGGAGGCTCTCCTCAGGTCGGTAGGGTTTACATACATCTTGAATTTGGACAGCTCCCTGGAGGAGTACAAACAAATCTCACATAGACAAACTTGAGACAATATCCTCAAAATTGCCCTCAAACGGAGAAACCTGACTAAGATCATATGGTTTTCacattaatgaaaatgttatgtAGTACATTCATCCAAAATTAGTGTAAGCACTACTAGTCTAACCTGTCTGGTACAATAGTCTCCAGGGCAGCTATGAAGTAGGGCACCACCACATTGATGCCCTTCAGGTCAGtacagaagagagaagaggagttGAGAATGATGGAAGCAAGAACTGGTCTACAGATGAAATCGGAGATCTGGAGACCCTGAATCAGGACCATGTAAAACCTGCAGAAAGACAGTTTAAGATCTTAACAGCCAACAGAAAAATTGCATGTGCACAGTTAGACTGATGAACAAAATAAGAAAGTTGACTATGttacctggacaggtaaacaGGCAGAATATCTTCTCCTGTTTTCTTGCTACAGAAGATGCGGCAGAGAGTCCCGCAGGCCTCCGCTCGTCCTGCCTCGTAGCTCTCTGGGAACTCGTTGGCGTCAAACATGGGGTTCGACACCATGGAGTCGGTGGACATTTGAGAAcccttcctcctcagctccagACCTACTTGAGTGGCTATCGCTGTAGAGAGTGGGAAGAGACACAGAATGAAAGGACGCTGAATTGTAATTTGGTCATTAGTACTCATGCATGTATGAGAAACAGGCAAACATGTATCTACTGTATGCACAGTACaacaaaaagtaacaaaaactggaaaaacaaaagcaccacAAAGCAGACATTTTAATCACTAtcacaaaaagataaaacaaagactttaatgactgcaaacacacattcacatcattTAAAAGCATTCAATAAAAGGGAACTCTGACACAAAGAGTTTGCCGTAGAAGTTCTACCTATCACTGGCACAAGGCATGACCAAGTGTAGTGTGCTGGCaataaaatgtgtcagtcaTTCTCTGCTGCAAGACCACTAAACAAAATCCCTGTGTCAGCTCCCTCGCTGCCGCAATTATATGACTGTCACTCAAGGTACAGAACATTCACTTCATGCATTGAGGCACCAAAccaatcaaaatcaaaactcAAGTAAACCAACAATACAAAAGGaaattacaacaaacaaaacaataatgctGAACTTGGggcggggggcggggggggtCTGAAACTAAATAATAAGGATTAGTgtgacccaaaaaaaaaagaaaatgagaactCAAAAACGGGGTGGCGTCACAAACTGGCAACGTTATGATCGAGACAAGTGGTCAGTTGGTGAAACCCATTCCATCACCTTTGGAGAAACGCTGAGAGAACGCTGGTGAACTTTTATATATGACAAGGAGTGGGAACAGAAAACAATGGTGACAATGGCGATGATCATGAGGAACTCAACTAAAAAGCAGGAAGATTTGTCAAGAAACGCAAATcaagtgaggaaaaaaagctgCCGTTCCTACTTACAAGATTTATAAGAAAGGAGAATTTGGATAAAAGAGGCTGCAAGATAACAGAAATAGTGGAGAGACACAAAATCAAAGCAGATCCAATATTTTGGGATCAATTCATATCAGgcatgaattgttttttttttttgttctcctcaATACATGACTTTTGACCCATTACAACTCTTTAACATTAATCAGACATGGTAGACACGTGCAGGACACTACaccaaaaagagaaaaataaatggagagCCAATGAAAAgccaaatttattttaaaatactaaATACTGAATGTGCTGTCATTGACTCCTCTAGCGATGATTTTACcaataaaaatgaatctatATGAAGTCCTCAGCATATGGTTATAGACTATATGCAGTTTTAGCCATGTATAAATAGTTGGTAGATGTAAATGAATTAGAATCAGATGGAAATTTCATACCACGCCACTTCTAACCAAGCCctccacacacagaa
The genomic region above belongs to Seriola aureovittata isolate HTS-2021-v1 ecotype China chromosome 9, ASM2101889v1, whole genome shotgun sequence and contains:
- the LOC130174678 gene encoding ral GTPase-activating protein subunit beta-like isoform X2, with the protein product MYSEWRSLQLVVQSDQGHLSVLHTYPTTVGTEVANAVVKPLGTAVSPVATENILKTDKEVKWTMEVLCYGLTLPLEGDTVKLCVDVYTDWMMALVSPRDSMPQPVVKEPNMYIQTILKHLYNVFVPRPEQHSLNHIRLCQQVLTAVQKLARESVSMVRETWEVLLLFLLRINDTLLAPPTVGVGVAEKLAEKLMAVLFEVWLLACARCFPTPPYWKTAREMLANWRHHPPVVEQWSRVACALTSRLLRFTHGPSFPPFKVPDEDANLIPLEMDSDCVAQTWYRFLHMLSNPVDLSNPAIVSTTPKFQEQFLNSSGIPHEVVLHPCLKQLPQIFFRAMRGVSCLVDAFLGISVEKRDVRERVFTFSPVLLSHGISRPRADSAPPTPVNRLSMSPPPSITNTTPPHSRKQRHTVVTKTTSKSSTGSGSQPTKASQQQQQQQQTSSSPTLLSSPNQSSWESRPLPAPARPKVNSILNLFGQWLFDAALVHCKLHSGLSRDPSMTASFIQILLSYKSSIATQVGLELRRKGSQMSTDSMVSNPMFDANEFPESYEAGRAEACGTLCRIFCSKKTGEDILPVYLSRFYMVLIQGLQISDFICRPVLASIILNSSSLFCTDLKGINVVVPYFIAALETIVPDRELSKFKMYVNPTDLRRASINILLAMLPLPHHFGNIKSEVLLEGKFNEEDGWPHDQPVSFLSLRLRLVNVLIGALQTETDPTNTQLILGAMLNIVQDSALLESIGAQTETGSIDGSHMTVRSHSRTNSGISFTSGGSTEATSPDSERPAQALLRDYALPDTAAGLLVRSIHLVTQRLNSQWRQDMSISLAALELLAGLAKVKVGVDSADRKRAVSSICGYIVYQCSRPAPLQSRDLHSMIVAAFQFLCVWLTEHPDMLDEKDCLVEVLEIVELGISGSKSRQEQEVRHKGEKEHNPASMRVKDAAEATLSCIMQVLGAFPSPSGPASTCSLLNEDTLIRYARLSATGASNFRYFVLDNSVILAMLEQPLGNEQNPSPSVTVLIRGTAGRHAWTMQLFHQPRGARANQRVFVPEGRPMPNNDVGIKYNVKQRPFPEEVDKIPLVKADVSIPDLDDIVSRELEVQHDKLRILMHKQIEYENALERHSEEIWKSKPFPDPQIDCKPPPPSQEFQTARLFLSHFGFLSLEALKEPNNSRLPPHLIGLESSLPGFFDDISYLDLLPCRPFDTVFIFYVRAGQKSSHEILRNVESSSSVQPHFLEFLLSLGWPVDVGRHPGWTGHLDTSWSLNSCSDSNDIQQTEEATTPEDTGGSVFNGEKKVLYYADALTEIAFVVPSLTENSEESSVHSDSTVEADTNTDVMPGLHKQPNLTLELFPNHSENLESAKKLSPLVKTKRSSTGKSFPPLGPETKVFVVWVERFDDIENFPLTDLLAETSTGLEASMSNSTSCRSGLLEKDVPLIFIHPLKTGLFRIRLHGAVGKFGMVIPLVDGMVVSRRALGFLVRQTVINVCRRKRLESDLYNPPHVRRKQKITEIVQRYRNKQLEPEFYTSLFHEVGEGKPHL